One segment of Mycolicibacterium baixiangningiae DNA contains the following:
- a CDS encoding alkaline phosphatase family protein translates to MQLPRPNPDLPHLADVVPSVLAAMEVPGFEARIDLPIGIGSACVLLIDGLGAELLDQYAADAPVLSGMRGETLQVGFPSTTVASLAAVGTGCRSGAHGMVGYTFRIPGAGVLNPLRWRPHPWGEDLRTALPPEVVQPMPTTFERAASAGIAVHVVSNAEFTGSGLTRAVLRGGRYIGVHGLGDLAASVRGVLAEGGFCYGYHGDLDLLGHLHGPGSTAWRMQLRQVDRLVESVVTGMPPGALLAVVADHGMVEVDPGRTLDLDECAPLFEGVEAVAGEARARYVYTAGGATPTVVAAWRETLGDMAWVATRDEAIDAGWFGDRVADDTRQRIGDIVVAARDSVALVRRTVEPVESALRGQHGSLTDLEQRVPLLLAHT, encoded by the coding sequence ATGCAGCTCCCACGGCCGAATCCGGACCTGCCGCACCTCGCTGACGTCGTCCCCTCGGTGCTCGCTGCCATGGAGGTGCCCGGCTTCGAAGCCCGCATCGATCTGCCGATCGGAATCGGCTCGGCGTGCGTCCTGCTCATCGACGGCCTCGGCGCCGAACTGCTCGACCAGTACGCCGCCGATGCGCCGGTCCTGTCCGGGATGCGCGGCGAGACCCTGCAGGTCGGGTTCCCCTCCACCACGGTGGCCAGCCTGGCGGCCGTCGGGACGGGCTGCCGGTCCGGCGCGCACGGGATGGTCGGCTACACGTTCCGGATACCCGGCGCCGGTGTGCTGAACCCGCTCCGCTGGCGTCCCCACCCGTGGGGCGAGGATCTGCGCACCGCCCTGCCGCCCGAGGTGGTGCAACCAATGCCGACGACGTTCGAACGCGCGGCCTCGGCCGGCATCGCCGTCCACGTCGTGTCGAATGCGGAGTTCACCGGGTCCGGCCTGACCCGCGCGGTGCTGCGCGGTGGGCGCTACATCGGGGTGCACGGGCTCGGGGACCTGGCCGCATCGGTGCGCGGCGTGCTCGCCGAGGGCGGCTTCTGCTACGGCTACCACGGTGACCTCGACCTGCTCGGTCACCTCCATGGACCGGGTTCGACGGCGTGGCGTATGCAGCTACGCCAGGTCGACCGGCTGGTCGAGTCCGTGGTCACCGGGATGCCTCCCGGTGCGTTGCTCGCCGTGGTCGCCGATCACGGCATGGTGGAGGTCGATCCCGGCCGAACGCTCGACCTCGACGAGTGTGCCCCGCTGTTCGAAGGGGTCGAGGCCGTCGCCGGAGAAGCGCGCGCCCGATACGTCTACACCGCCGGCGGGGCGACGCCCACGGTGGTGGCGGCATGGCGGGAGACGCTGGGCGACATGGCGTGGGTCGCCACCCGCGACGAGGCCATCGACGCAGGCTGGTTCGGCGACCGAGTGGCCGACGATACGCGGCAGCGGATCGGTGACATCGTCGTCGCCGCAAGGGATTCCGTCGCGCTCGTGCGTCGGACGGTGGAGCCGGTGGAGTCGGCGCTGCGCGGACAGCACGGCTCACTGACCGACCTGGAGCAGCGGGTCCCCCTGCTGCTCGCCCACACCTGA
- a CDS encoding NlpC/P60 family protein yields MFALVTLMSLVNSVSGTPYVSGGDSPAGTDCSGLASWVSNAATGRPVYGDRFSTANMESALLARGFQHGSQPGALVIGWNSGHAAVTLPDGTPVSSGEGGGGVKVGGGGAHQSQFTKHMFLPAPPEAPIPAQPPGAALPPPPPGAPPIAA; encoded by the coding sequence ATGTTTGCTCTCGTCACGTTGATGTCACTGGTCAACTCGGTCTCGGGCACGCCGTACGTGTCCGGCGGCGACAGCCCAGCGGGCACGGACTGCTCGGGTCTGGCCTCCTGGGTCAGCAATGCGGCGACCGGCCGGCCCGTCTACGGCGACCGCTTCTCCACCGCCAACATGGAAAGCGCCCTGCTGGCCCGCGGCTTCCAGCACGGCTCGCAACCCGGCGCGCTGGTGATCGGCTGGAACAGCGGTCATGCCGCCGTCACGCTGCCCGACGGCACGCCGGTGTCCTCGGGTGAGGGCGGTGGCGGTGTGAAGGTCGGCGGCGGCGGTGCCCACCAATCGCAGTTCACCAAGCACATGTTCCTGCCCGCTCCCCCCGAGGCACCGATACCCGCGCAGCCGCCCGGCGCTGCGCTGCCTCCCCCGCCGCCCGGCGCTCCGCCGATAGCAGCGTGA
- a CDS encoding ArsR/SmtB family transcription factor has protein sequence MDEVFKALADPSRRRLLDSLNLRDGQTLRELCADLEMTRQSVSKHLTVLEAAGLVSTVRRGREKLHHLNAEPINALSDRWIRQFDRARTEAPTPLDTAPPDRPMTGAPPFVYTLYIRTTPERLWQAITGPAYSRRHMGHALVSSWQKGAAYTWIDGDLELDDADQVILEADPYQRLEFTFPAFVPSMADMDRGKRERAAGEPRSRVSLTIEPLGDQVELTVVHAEFIADSVVRQAVSRGWPRKLSALKSGLERL, from the coding sequence ATGGACGAGGTGTTCAAGGCGCTCGCCGACCCGAGCCGGCGCCGCTTGCTCGACTCGCTGAATCTGCGCGACGGGCAGACTCTGCGCGAGTTGTGCGCGGATCTGGAGATGACCCGCCAGTCGGTGAGCAAGCACCTCACTGTGCTCGAGGCGGCCGGCCTGGTGTCGACGGTGCGGCGCGGCCGGGAGAAGCTCCACCACCTCAACGCCGAGCCGATCAACGCCCTCTCCGACCGCTGGATCCGTCAGTTCGACCGTGCGCGTACCGAGGCGCCCACACCACTCGACACCGCACCGCCGGACCGACCGATGACCGGCGCCCCACCGTTCGTCTACACCCTCTACATCAGGACGACACCGGAACGGCTGTGGCAGGCGATCACCGGCCCGGCGTACTCCCGCCGCCACATGGGCCACGCGCTGGTGTCGAGCTGGCAGAAGGGCGCCGCCTACACATGGATCGACGGCGACCTCGAACTCGACGACGCCGATCAGGTGATCCTCGAGGCGGACCCGTACCAGCGGCTGGAATTCACGTTCCCCGCGTTCGTGCCGTCGATGGCCGACATGGATCGCGGCAAGCGCGAACGCGCCGCGGGGGAGCCGCGCTCACGCGTGTCGTTGACCATCGAACCGCTGGGCGATCAGGTCGAACTGACCGTCGTGCACGCTGAATTCATCGCTGACAGCGTTGTGCGACAAGCTGTTTCACGGGGATGGCCGCGAAAGTTGTCCGCTCTGAAGAGCGGCTTGGAGCGACTGTAG
- a CDS encoding alpha/beta hydrolase family protein — protein sequence MTTREYAPGRSVDLYGDAGAPVVLLWHGMQTDSRAAVAPLAERVAAHGYSVVAPDWNSHAADNGSSDLLSSARFAAEQPGADAGLIVVGWSMGGAAAVGLTFGATRYGVRIAHTVCLAGAFMVSDPISGESLTPPPAAGDRVPLTLVHGRADDVIPVAVSRDFTAEAGVAGWRVQYIEIAADHGNIVGARYDAAGDRYEPADDPASLAVAAEVAAIIARPLDR from the coding sequence GTGACGACGCGCGAGTACGCCCCCGGCCGTTCGGTCGATCTGTACGGAGATGCGGGCGCCCCGGTGGTTCTGCTCTGGCACGGCATGCAGACGGATTCACGTGCTGCGGTAGCGCCGCTCGCCGAACGCGTCGCCGCGCACGGTTACTCGGTCGTGGCGCCCGATTGGAACTCCCACGCCGCCGACAACGGCAGCTCCGACCTGTTGAGCTCGGCGCGGTTCGCCGCCGAACAGCCCGGCGCAGATGCCGGCCTGATCGTCGTCGGATGGTCGATGGGCGGGGCCGCCGCGGTGGGTCTGACGTTCGGCGCCACCCGGTACGGAGTGCGCATTGCGCACACGGTGTGTCTGGCCGGCGCGTTCATGGTCTCCGATCCGATATCCGGTGAATCGCTGACCCCGCCACCGGCGGCCGGTGACCGCGTGCCGCTCACCCTCGTGCACGGCCGTGCCGACGACGTCATCCCGGTGGCCGTCAGCCGCGATTTCACCGCTGAGGCCGGTGTCGCCGGCTGGCGTGTGCAGTACATCGAGATCGCGGCCGACCACGGGAACATCGTGGGCGCCCGCTATGACGCCGCGGGTGACCGTTACGAACCGGCCGACGATCCCGCAAGCCTGGCCGTGGCCGCGGAAGTCGCCGCCATCATCGCCAGACCCCTCGACCGTTGA
- a CDS encoding response regulator, which yields MTPSTRPIDVLLIEDDPGDELITREAFEHNKISNTLHVAHDGQEGLDFLYRRNGYENAPRPDLILLDLNLPKYDGRQLLETVKSDADLNHIPVVVLTTSSAEEDILRSYKLHANAYVTKPVDLDQFMNAVRQIDEFFVQVVRLPQG from the coding sequence ATGACACCGTCCACCAGGCCGATCGACGTCCTCCTGATCGAAGACGATCCGGGCGACGAGCTGATCACCCGCGAAGCGTTCGAACACAACAAAATCAGCAACACCCTGCACGTCGCGCACGACGGACAGGAGGGACTCGACTTCCTCTACCGCCGCAACGGCTACGAGAACGCGCCGCGGCCGGACCTGATCCTGCTCGACCTGAACCTGCCCAAGTACGACGGCCGCCAGCTGCTCGAGACGGTGAAGTCCGATGCCGATCTCAACCACATCCCGGTCGTCGTCTTGACCACCTCCTCGGCCGAGGAGGACATCCTGCGCAGCTACAAGCTGCACGCGAACGCCTACGTCACCAAGCCGGTCGACCTCGACCAGTTCATGAACGCGGTACGGCAGATCGACGAGTTCTTCGTCCAGGTCGTCCGCCTGCCGCAGGGCTGA
- a CDS encoding sensor histidine kinase has product MTAPARRRGRQLTVQGWLNVVLAVMGVFVLAGAFAGAVLMNRTDAVSRELIDKIQPSRVAAYRLQAAIRDQETAVRGFAIAADDQFLEPYRQGQQTEREAAAEIREHVGDHANLIADLDAVERATAEWRANYAEPFIQTVRPGRPGVVDNTMVQRGKEGFDNIRALFHVQNVDLAAARTAGVKELDQVRNWRDRALAGIIVTFFLTALVLAILARSALVRPLSALAASCRRITEGHFDERIDSRGPLDIRVMASDVEDMRQRIVDELEASREAREQLDEQAIELRRSNAELEQFAYVASHDLQEPLRKVASFCQLLEKRYGDKLDDRGAEYIKYAVDGAKRMQVLINDLLTFSRVGRLSAAHTDVELDEVLDSALSNLETSIEESGAEIVRPSEPLPLVTGDATLLAMLWQNLIGNAVKFRKPDTSPRIVIECQRGTDEQDGQWLLTVSDNGIGIAEEFAQKVFVIFQRLHGRDAYSGTGIGLALCKKIVEYHGGEIWIDNSYTEGTRFRMTLPVAVHEQPEVVLEGAQQ; this is encoded by the coding sequence GTGACGGCCCCCGCCCGCCGGCGGGGCCGCCAGTTGACGGTGCAGGGCTGGCTGAACGTCGTGCTGGCCGTCATGGGGGTTTTCGTGCTGGCCGGCGCGTTCGCCGGTGCGGTCCTGATGAATCGCACCGACGCGGTCTCGCGTGAACTCATCGACAAGATCCAGCCGTCGCGGGTCGCGGCCTACCGGTTGCAGGCCGCCATACGCGACCAGGAGACCGCCGTCCGCGGGTTCGCGATCGCCGCCGACGACCAGTTCCTCGAGCCCTACCGCCAGGGACAGCAGACCGAACGGGAAGCGGCCGCCGAGATCCGGGAACACGTGGGCGACCACGCCAATCTCATCGCCGACCTGGACGCGGTCGAACGTGCCACTGCGGAGTGGCGTGCGAACTACGCCGAACCGTTCATCCAGACTGTGCGCCCGGGCCGGCCCGGTGTCGTCGACAACACCATGGTCCAGCGCGGCAAAGAAGGGTTCGACAACATCCGGGCGCTGTTCCACGTGCAGAACGTCGACCTCGCCGCGGCGCGCACCGCGGGGGTCAAGGAACTTGATCAGGTGCGGAACTGGCGCGACCGCGCGCTCGCCGGCATCATCGTCACCTTCTTCCTGACCGCACTGGTGCTCGCGATACTCGCGCGCAGCGCGCTGGTCCGGCCACTGTCGGCGCTGGCCGCATCGTGCCGCCGCATCACCGAGGGACATTTCGACGAACGCATTGACAGCAGGGGTCCCCTGGACATCCGCGTCATGGCGTCGGATGTCGAGGACATGCGGCAACGGATCGTCGACGAACTCGAGGCATCCCGGGAAGCCCGCGAACAACTCGACGAACAGGCCATCGAGTTGCGGCGGTCGAACGCCGAACTCGAGCAGTTCGCCTACGTCGCGTCCCACGACCTGCAGGAGCCGCTGCGCAAGGTGGCCTCGTTCTGTCAGCTGCTCGAGAAGCGGTACGGCGACAAACTCGACGACCGGGGCGCGGAGTACATCAAGTACGCGGTCGACGGCGCCAAACGCATGCAGGTGCTCATCAACGATCTGCTGACGTTCTCCCGCGTCGGGCGCCTCAGCGCTGCCCACACCGACGTCGAACTCGACGAGGTCCTCGACTCCGCACTGTCGAACCTGGAAACCTCCATCGAGGAGTCCGGCGCCGAGATCGTGCGCCCGTCTGAGCCGTTGCCCCTGGTCACCGGTGACGCGACGCTGCTGGCGATGCTGTGGCAGAACCTGATCGGCAACGCGGTGAAGTTCCGCAAGCCCGACACCTCACCGCGGATCGTGATCGAATGTCAGCGCGGTACCGACGAGCAGGACGGGCAGTGGCTGCTCACCGTGTCGGACAACGGGATCGGCATCGCCGAGGAGTTCGCCCAGAAGGTGTTCGTCATCTTCCAGCGGTTGCACGGCCGCGACGCCTACAGCGGCACCGGCATCGGGCTGGCGCTGTGCAAGAAGATCGTCGAATATCACGGCGGCGAAATCTGGATCGACAACAGCTACACCGAAGGCACCCGGTTCCGAATGACCCTCCCGGTCGCCGTCCACGAACAACCTGAAGTGGTTCTGGAAGGAGCCCAGCAATGA
- a CDS encoding PP2C family protein-serine/threonine phosphatase, with amino-acid sequence MLAPHDSELRPVPDSAVAPMTQFDTLTVLLVEDDRGDALLVEELIVDAVADIRLRWAESMAHAAREISTVRPDCVLLDLNLPDAKGTDAVDQICGLDPTLPIVVLTGHIDDRYGVTAVASGAQDYLVKGRVEPEMLRRSLLYAIERKRSELTAVDLHASHLRAQENARLERGLLPSPLLLENPGVDIIAKYRPSRPNALLGGDFYDFVQTPDRTVHVMVGDVSGHGPDEAALGVALRIGWRALTFAGLRGNERMQQLERILRAERPGPGIFATVMSLAFSPRDRSFNAVRAGHPGMLLHSRDTVEWMEPPAGPALGLGGSAWPLTELELPAGHGLLLLTDGLFEGHSGEGNERLGEEGLLALARSMAALPGRQFVETLIDSAEECARPHGGLTDDIAVVRVERTT; translated from the coding sequence ATGCTCGCGCCGCATGACTCAGAACTGAGGCCTGTGCCCGATTCCGCTGTTGCTCCGATGACGCAATTCGACACGTTGACGGTGCTCTTGGTCGAGGACGACCGCGGTGATGCGTTGCTCGTCGAAGAGTTGATCGTCGACGCGGTGGCCGATATCCGGCTGCGGTGGGCGGAATCCATGGCGCACGCCGCGCGGGAGATCAGCACGGTCCGGCCCGACTGTGTGCTGCTGGACCTCAATCTGCCCGACGCCAAGGGCACCGACGCGGTCGACCAGATCTGTGGGCTCGATCCCACGCTGCCGATCGTGGTGCTCACCGGGCACATCGACGATCGCTACGGCGTGACGGCGGTCGCGTCGGGTGCGCAGGATTACCTGGTCAAAGGTCGCGTCGAACCGGAGATGCTACGGCGTTCGCTGCTGTACGCCATCGAGCGGAAACGCTCCGAGCTGACCGCTGTCGACCTGCACGCCAGCCACCTGCGGGCGCAGGAGAACGCCCGACTCGAACGCGGACTGCTGCCGTCGCCGCTGTTGCTGGAGAACCCGGGCGTCGACATCATCGCCAAGTACCGGCCCAGCCGGCCCAATGCCCTACTGGGCGGCGACTTCTACGACTTCGTGCAGACCCCGGACCGCACCGTGCACGTGATGGTCGGCGACGTCTCCGGCCACGGACCGGACGAAGCCGCGCTCGGGGTGGCGCTGCGCATCGGCTGGCGCGCGCTGACCTTCGCCGGGCTGCGCGGCAACGAGCGGATGCAGCAGTTGGAGCGCATCCTGCGTGCGGAGCGGCCCGGTCCCGGCATCTTCGCCACCGTGATGAGCCTGGCCTTCTCCCCCAGGGACCGCAGCTTCAACGCCGTGCGCGCGGGTCACCCCGGCATGCTGCTGCACAGCCGCGACACCGTGGAGTGGATGGAACCGCCGGCCGGTCCCGCGCTCGGCCTCGGCGGGTCCGCGTGGCCGCTGACCGAACTCGAACTGCCCGCCGGCCACGGCCTGCTGCTGCTCACCGACGGGCTGTTCGAAGGTCACTCCGGGGAAGGCAACGAACGTCTCGGCGAGGAAGGCCTGCTGGCACTGGCCCGCTCGATGGCGGCATTGCCGGGTCGGCAATTCGTCGAGACACTGATCGACAGCGCCGAAGAGTGCGCCCGGCCGCACGGCGGATTGACCGATGACATCGCGGTAGTCCGCGTGGAGCGCACGACGTGA
- a CDS encoding M15 family metallopeptidase, with amino-acid sequence MVVCFVRFRLPHGRRVVTALAVVAAACAFVGCGTDAPPPADTSPRPSSPAATAPPTSPTTTPSPVPPAAAVTSVATADLGATWRPGCPVGPERLRRVELNHLGFDGRTHRGELVVHEQVVAQVIEIFEHLYRLGYPIAKMRTVEHYPGADDELSMRDNNTSAFNCRGIPGSQSWSYHAYGRAIDLNPLLNPYIGRSGAVEPANAGPYADRGRTDPGILHAADPAVLAFTDRGWHWGGDWRTPKDYQHFEQP; translated from the coding sequence ATGGTGGTGTGCTTCGTTCGATTCCGATTGCCCCACGGCCGACGGGTGGTGACGGCGCTGGCCGTGGTGGCCGCTGCCTGCGCGTTCGTCGGGTGCGGCACCGACGCGCCGCCCCCGGCCGACACCTCGCCGCGGCCGTCGAGCCCTGCAGCGACCGCTCCGCCGACCAGCCCCACGACCACCCCGTCGCCGGTACCGCCCGCAGCCGCCGTCACCTCCGTCGCCACCGCTGATCTGGGTGCCACGTGGCGTCCAGGGTGCCCGGTCGGGCCCGAACGGCTCCGGCGCGTCGAACTGAACCACCTCGGGTTCGACGGCCGGACCCACCGCGGTGAACTCGTCGTCCACGAGCAAGTGGTCGCGCAGGTCATCGAGATCTTCGAACACCTCTACCGGCTGGGGTATCCCATCGCGAAGATGCGCACCGTCGAGCACTATCCGGGCGCCGACGACGAACTCTCGATGCGTGACAACAACACCTCGGCCTTCAACTGCCGGGGAATCCCGGGTTCGCAGAGCTGGTCCTACCACGCCTACGGCCGGGCGATCGACCTCAATCCGTTGCTCAACCCGTACATCGGCCGCAGCGGCGCGGTGGAACCCGCCAATGCCGGACCGTATGCCGACCGTGGACGCACCGATCCCGGCATCCTGCACGCCGCAGACCCGGCCGTGCTCGCGTTCACCGACCGTGGTTGGCACTGGGGCGGTGACTGGCGCACACCCAAGGACTACCAGCACTTCGAACAGCCGTGA
- a CDS encoding acyltransferase family protein, with amino-acid sequence MRSGEIKALSGLRIVAAVWVVLFHFRPLLAQAAPDFTAALAPVLDCGAQGVDLFFILSGFVLTWNYLDRMGHSWSTRTTLRFLWLRLARVWPVYLVTMHLAAAWIIFTLNVGHVPSPAVEDLTATSYLRQVLLVQLWFEPFFDGTSWDGPAWSISAEWLAYLLFGVLVLVIFRVARVTRARGLMWLAVAASLPPTLLLLASGEFYTPWSWLPRIVMQFTAGALACAAVRKLRPTERTRRGFGWLSVLIGAAIIGSLYYLDANPPASIRDASGLVDVLFVPLVVAVAVGAGTLPRLLSTRLMVYCGHISFGLYMVHELVHTAWNWAAVQFEITLTPGLSGSSLVVGLLGVAVAGAAALYHGVEEPARLWMRRMVDVRDSTSTSVAGRPAAPEEHAEHVPARVG; translated from the coding sequence GTGCGCAGCGGAGAGATCAAGGCCCTGTCGGGTCTGCGCATCGTCGCCGCGGTGTGGGTCGTGCTGTTCCACTTCCGGCCGCTGTTGGCCCAGGCCGCACCGGATTTCACCGCGGCGCTGGCGCCGGTGCTCGACTGCGGAGCCCAGGGCGTCGACCTGTTCTTCATCCTGAGCGGTTTCGTGCTGACGTGGAATTACCTCGACCGCATGGGCCATTCGTGGTCGACCAGAACGACTTTGCGCTTTCTGTGGCTGCGGCTGGCCCGCGTGTGGCCGGTGTACCTGGTGACGATGCATCTGGCCGCGGCGTGGATCATCTTCACGCTGAACGTCGGGCACGTTCCGTCGCCCGCGGTCGAGGACCTCACCGCCACCAGCTACCTGCGTCAGGTGCTGCTCGTCCAGTTGTGGTTCGAGCCGTTCTTCGACGGCACCAGCTGGGACGGCCCGGCCTGGTCGATCAGCGCAGAATGGTTGGCGTACCTGCTGTTCGGAGTGCTGGTACTGGTGATCTTCCGGGTGGCGCGGGTGACCAGGGCGCGCGGCCTGATGTGGCTGGCGGTCGCGGCTTCTCTGCCGCCCACGCTGCTGCTGCTCGCCAGCGGTGAGTTCTACACCCCGTGGAGTTGGTTGCCGCGCATCGTCATGCAGTTCACCGCAGGTGCACTCGCCTGCGCCGCGGTGCGCAAACTACGACCCACCGAACGCACCCGCCGCGGCTTCGGCTGGCTGTCGGTGCTGATCGGCGCGGCGATCATCGGCAGCCTCTACTACCTCGACGCCAACCCGCCGGCGTCCATCCGCGACGCCAGCGGCCTGGTCGACGTGCTGTTCGTTCCGCTGGTGGTCGCGGTGGCCGTGGGTGCCGGCACGCTGCCGCGGCTGCTGTCCACGCGCCTGATGGTGTACTGCGGTCACATCTCGTTCGGGCTGTACATGGTCCATGAGTTGGTGCACACCGCGTGGAACTGGGCGGCGGTCCAATTCGAGATCACACTGACGCCCGGACTCTCCGGCAGTTCGCTGGTCGTCGGTCTCCTCGGTGTCGCGGTGGCGGGTGCGGCGGCGCTGTACCACGGCGTCGAGGAGCCGGCCCGGTTGTGGATGCGGCGCATGGTCGATGTCCGGGATTCGACGTCGACGTCCGTGGCCGGCCGGCCGGCCGCGCCCGAGGAGCACGCCGAGCACGTACCCGCCCGTGTCGGATGA
- a CDS encoding Rv0518 family GDSL lipase yields MSRLVTLVLSVALLVGLVLARPLPARSDETVTLQFAGSRVAVVGDSYTTGSNEGGEGTRGWTTRAWQLLAHQGLPVRADVAAEGGAGYGARGNRGSVFEDLTARAVKNDDHLVVFYGSRNDQNVEPTLLSIMVYGAFQLARRNAPEARFLVIGPPWPTADPPPAIMRIRDTLRYQAGLARAAFVDPIAERWFVDDPTLIGADGVHPTDAGHVYMADKIAPLIATQLTRRA; encoded by the coding sequence GTGAGTCGCCTGGTCACGTTGGTGCTGTCCGTTGCGCTGCTGGTCGGGCTGGTCCTCGCCCGCCCGCTGCCTGCGCGCAGCGACGAGACGGTGACGCTGCAGTTCGCGGGCAGCCGCGTCGCCGTCGTCGGTGACTCCTACACCACGGGAAGCAACGAGGGCGGCGAGGGCACCAGGGGCTGGACTACGCGAGCGTGGCAGCTGCTGGCGCACCAGGGGCTTCCGGTGCGGGCCGACGTCGCGGCCGAGGGCGGTGCGGGGTACGGGGCGAGAGGCAACCGGGGCAGCGTCTTCGAGGACCTCACCGCACGCGCCGTCAAGAACGACGACCACCTCGTGGTCTTCTACGGGTCCCGCAACGACCAGAACGTCGAACCCACGCTGCTGTCCATCATGGTCTACGGCGCGTTCCAGCTGGCCCGCCGCAATGCCCCCGAGGCGCGGTTCCTCGTGATCGGGCCGCCGTGGCCGACCGCCGACCCGCCGCCTGCGATCATGCGAATCCGTGACACATTGCGCTACCAGGCCGGTCTCGCCCGCGCCGCGTTCGTCGACCCGATCGCCGAGCGGTGGTTCGTCGACGACCCGACACTGATCGGCGCCGACGGGGTCCACCCGACCGATGCGGGGCACGTCTACATGGCCGACAAGATCGCACCGTTGATCGCCACCCAGCTGACGCGGCGCGCATGA
- a CDS encoding aminoglycoside phosphotransferase family protein, with protein MTIELPAAVRAMSDRGPQWARWVETLPGWTQSQLHEWELRVDGAPTHGTTSLVLPVLTPQGRPAMLKMGFPDADSEHEHLALRRWAGHGAVRLLSAQPHRRALLLDRLHSRDLTTIPDVEACAVVCDLYRRIHVPALPQLRTLTTWLELQTADLAQLPRNTPLPRRLIEQALTLGHDLIGDPAADGTLLHTDLHYENVLAACSDTAQPWLVIDPKPLNGDPHFEIAPLLWNRWDELAGDVRDGVRRRFYTIIDAAEFDEDRARAWVILRMVHNAVWELREATRPDPAWLTVCVAVAKAVQD; from the coding sequence GTGACGATCGAACTGCCCGCCGCCGTGCGGGCGATGTCCGACCGCGGTCCGCAATGGGCGCGGTGGGTCGAGACGCTGCCCGGCTGGACGCAGAGCCAACTGCACGAGTGGGAACTGCGTGTCGATGGTGCACCGACGCACGGCACGACGTCCCTTGTGCTGCCGGTGCTCACGCCACAGGGTCGGCCCGCGATGCTCAAGATGGGTTTTCCCGACGCCGACTCCGAACACGAGCACCTCGCGTTGCGTCGGTGGGCCGGTCACGGGGCAGTGCGCCTGCTCAGCGCCCAGCCGCACCGGCGCGCGTTATTGCTGGACCGGCTGCACTCCCGCGACCTGACCACCATCCCCGACGTCGAGGCGTGCGCCGTCGTCTGCGACCTGTACCGGCGCATCCACGTTCCGGCGCTCCCCCAGTTGCGCACGCTCACAACGTGGTTGGAGCTGCAGACCGCTGACCTGGCGCAGCTGCCGCGCAACACCCCGCTGCCGCGCCGCCTGATCGAGCAGGCGCTCACCCTGGGCCACGACCTGATCGGCGACCCCGCCGCTGACGGCACCCTGCTCCACACCGATCTGCACTACGAGAACGTGCTGGCCGCCTGTTCGGACACCGCGCAACCGTGGCTCGTCATCGACCCCAAGCCACTCAACGGCGACCCGCACTTCGAGATCGCCCCGCTGCTGTGGAACCGTTGGGACGAGCTGGCCGGCGACGTCCGCGACGGGGTGCGGCGCCGCTTCTACACAATCATCGACGCCGCGGAGTTCGACGAGGACCGGGCGCGCGCCTGGGTCATCCTGCGGATGGTGCACAACGCGGTGTGGGAGCTGCGCGAGGCGACCCGTCCGGACCCGGCGTGGCTCACGGTCTGTGTCGCGGTGGCCAAGGCCGTTCAGGACTGA